The genomic stretch agagagaggggttagagagagagagggagagagacagggagagagacagaaagagattacagagagacagaaagagattacagagagagagagagagagagagagagattacagagagaggggttagagagagagggagagagacagggagagagacagagggattacagagagagatatattacagagagagggattagagagagagaaattacagagagggagagaaagagggagagagagatattacaGAGAGcggggttagagagagagagagagagagattacagagagggagagagagagagaggaattagagagagagattacagagagagagagattacagagagagagagagattacagagaggaagagagagagagattagagaaaGAGattagagacacagagacagagagaaagattacAGAGAGGgattagagaaagagagattagagacagagagagattacagggagggagattagagagagagagagagagagagagagagagagagagagagagagagagagagagagagagagagatagatagataacagAGACAGGGATTAGAGAGAGTGATTACAGAAAGATTagagagagattacagagagagaaattggagagagattacagagagagattagagagagagagattagagactgagagagagagaaagattacaGAGAGggattacagagagagagattagattgagagattagagagagagagagagagagaccgagagggagagagatattACAGAGAgggattagagagagagagagaaagattacaGAGAgggattagagagagagagggaaagagattagagtgagagagattagagacagagagagaaagattacagagagggagagattagATTGAGAGAttagagagcgacagagagagagatattacaGAGAgggattagagagagagagattagagacaAAGAGATTACAGAGAGggagattagagagagagagagggggggggagagagagaaaaagagagaaagaaagagatattACAGAGAGGGAGattagaaagagacagagatcagagagagatattacagagagagagggagattacagagagagagatattacagagagagagagggagattacagagagagagagagggagattacagagagagagagggaggttggagagagagagagggaggttacagagagagagagggaggttggagagagagagagggaggttacagagagagagagagggaggttacagagagagagagattccagagatagagagagagattacagagagagggattagagagagagagagagattccaaggattcaaggattcaaggagattttattgtcattcgcatcacatggtacatgaggtggaatgaaattaagatctcatggtccagtttacacccaagagctgttattaaaatagatcaATATAAGCAAATagatacaaaaaaacacaaaatagaaaagtacacaagagagggagagtaggagagtaggcagttagcagcaatatgaagtccagagtgcaagttgctatagcagcatgatattgaattagagcagtggataaagagtctagataaagtgtctcagtgcggtttaaagtgacagtgtttgtaacagtacttgttcttgtaagtgtcagtgcagtgtgttcagttggaatttaagagccttacagcttctggtatgaagctgtttctgagtctggttgttttgcacttgatgctccgcagcctcctgcctgaggggagcgggacaaaaagtgcatgtgctgggtgggtgggatccttcctgatgcaggtagcccttttcctgcatctggaggtgtaaatgtctgtggtgctggggaggctgactccagcaatcctctgtgcagccttcaccaccctctgcagtgctttcttatctgcagcagagcagcttccatgccacacgttgatgctggagcacacgacgctctccaccacacatctgtagaaggaggtgaggactgccctcccgagtccagctcgtctcagcctcctgaggaagtagagccgctgatgtgccttcctgaccagagtggaagtgttgttgctccaggtgaggttgctgctcaggtgcacacccaagtacctgtagctgtcgaccacttccacctcagaacctccaatgtgcagagggaggtggtcatgatggccccttctgaagtccacaatcatctccttcgtgttctttacgttgatgcagaggttgttttctctgcaccaaccctccaggtgttccacctcctgcctgtagttggactcatccctgtttgtgatgcatccaaccactgctgtgtcgtccgcaaacttcacaatatgacagcctggatggataggtgagcagtcatatgtaagcagtgtaaacaggagggggctcaacacacagccctgaggggagccagtgctgagggttatggtgggggaggagatgttgtggatcctcacagactgcggcctgttggtcaggaagtctaggacccagttgcacattgaagagctcagtccaagtgaggagagttttgttatcagggtctgaggagtcatggtgttgaaagcagatgtgaagtccacaaagagcatacgaacATAGGAATCcacagtgtggaccacagaggagatggcatcctctgttgATTGATTCCTCCTGTACAcatactggtgtggatccacagtgacgttgatggtggctttgatgtgggtctgaaccagtctttcaaagcactttgttactATCGGCATGAGGGCCACTGGCCGGTAGTCATTCAGACCcgtcactgcagagctcttgGGGACCGGGATGATGGTGGCAGTCTTCATGCAAGAGGGGACTGCTGCCTGGATGAGGGAGCCATTAAAGATGTCCGCCAGGACGTCCGAGAGCTGGTCGGCGCTGTCTCTTAGCACCCTTCCGGGGATGTTGTCCGGGCCAGCAGCTTTCCGGGGGTTGATCCTCCTCAGCGTCCTCCTTACTTATGCTGGTGTCACGCTGAGGGGCTCCTctcctggtgagtgtgtgagtttggtgcTGGGGGGGGTGTCAGGATTCTCAAAGCGGGCGTAGAACTTGTTGAGAGCCTCAGGCAGGGATGGGTCTTTGGAGCTTTTTGCAACGTTGGATttgtagtccgtgatgcacttGATGCCCCTCCACATACTCTGTGGATCCTGGGAGGAAAAGTGTCCCTGGATTTTCAGAGCATATGCTGCTTTTGCCCTCTTGACTCCAAGTCTGAAtccccagacctgaaggcagcatccctgcCTTTCAGCAGAGAACGCACCTCTGCGTTCAGCCTTGGTGGTAGTGACATCCTccgtgcacttgctgatgtacccgagaacagcagatgtgtactcctccaggtccaGCTCCCCCTCACACTCAGCAGCCTCCCTGAAGACCTGCCAGTCTGTGCAGCTGaagcagtcctgcagcacaGCGTTGCCGTCACTGGGCCACACAGTGATGGTCTTCTGTGTGGGTTTGGAGCGACGCAGTGGGGGGTGGTATGCAGGGGCCAGCATGATGGAGATGTGGTCGGAGAGCCCGAGGTGGGGGCGGGGGAAGGCTCTGTACGCATCCCTCACGTTGGTGTAAACACGGTCCAGCGTGTTATTACCTCGCATTGGGATGTTGATGTGTTGGTAAAACCTCGGCAGGGTGTTCTTCAGTTCTACGTGGTTAAAATCCCCCGCTACCACGTAGAACACCTCCGGATGCTTGTTCTGAAGCGAGCTGATGTTGTCATAAAGCTCCTTCAGCGCGTTGTTAGCATTAACATCCGGTGCTATGTAAATAGCGATCAAAAACACTGCCGAATACTCACGAGGCAGATAGTGAGGCCGACACTTCACAGTCAGCTGTTCTGTCGCCTTGGAGCAGTGGCTGTTTACCAACACGCAGTTTGTGCACCAACCTTTGTTTATGTAGACGCACAAGCCGCCCCCCGGGCTTTCCTGGATAGCCGGTTGCGGTCCGCTCGGAAGAGCTGCCGGCCGGCGAGCTGGAAGGCTGAGTCCGGCATGGTGTGGTTCAGCCAGGTTTCCGTGAGACAAATCACAGCGCAGTTcctcatctcctcagaaacattcaTCCTCAGCCGCAGCAGGTGCAGCTTGTTATCCAGAGAGCGGACGTTAGACAGGAAAAGCTTTTTGTCTGCGGCGCTCTGCTCCCCCAAACTGGCACTCGTAGGAGCTTCAGCCTGCCCAGCGTAGCTCTGATATTATTGTctattattgctgtttttctggCCAAACTGTCCTTAATCCTCAAAAGTTCGGTTCTGCTATAACTCACACGCGTGGAGCGTGTGAAGTTGGGTTC from Pygocentrus nattereri isolate fPygNat1 chromosome 23, fPygNat1.pri, whole genome shotgun sequence encodes the following:
- the LOC119262214 gene encoding uncharacterized protein LOC119262214, with translation MRGNNTLDRVYTNVRDAYRAFPRPHLGLSDHISIMLAPAYHPPLRRSKPTQKTITVWPSDGNAVLQDCFSCTDWQVFREAAECEGELDLEEYTSAVLGYISKCTEDVTTTKAERRGAFSAERQGCCLQVWGFRLGVKRAKAAYALKIQGHFSSQDPQSMWRGIKCITDYKSNVAKSSKDPSLPEALNKFYARFENPDTPPSTKLTHSPGEEPLSVTPA